Proteins encoded in a region of the Paenibacillus sp. W2I17 genome:
- a CDS encoding DUF1648 domain-containing protein: protein MQLFSILPIILIFLPLALLLSFAPYVTRETISFGVTVSQYNYYTPILRKLRSTFATVSLIGNGMIILVCLYFLRSANEDSTAMITGVSTMIFIVYWAALQILFHFKMKKIKGTLTTVEAPQRVKIDTTFRQNKLTYSNYWFLIRMAIIAAVAIISILNYKALPNVIPIKYDLQGHVTSSVPKTYLSVLVINFVQLGIIALMMLVNWSIKTSKQQLTTSNPGQFAAENIQFRRKWSLFTLVTGLLLTILFAFIQINMFVPNLVLLTAISFITPVVIVLSVVWLSLTGRQGGGKIRNQQEDHERSKEQPVNDDDYWKLGFIYFNANDPSLTIEKRYGIGWTINFARPLSWVLLLFIIAIVVISIVLSQ, encoded by the coding sequence TTTCTTCCATTAGCCTTACTTCTATCCTTTGCACCATATGTGACAAGGGAAACAATTAGCTTTGGGGTTACGGTAAGTCAATATAATTACTACACACCAATCTTACGTAAGCTAAGAAGTACGTTTGCGACAGTAAGTCTGATCGGAAACGGGATGATTATACTTGTCTGTCTGTATTTTCTCCGATCTGCTAATGAAGATTCTACCGCAATGATTACCGGTGTTAGCACAATGATATTTATTGTGTACTGGGCAGCACTACAAATCTTATTCCATTTCAAGATGAAAAAGATAAAAGGAACACTTACAACTGTAGAAGCACCTCAAAGAGTTAAAATCGATACCACCTTCCGCCAAAATAAACTCACCTATTCCAACTATTGGTTTCTCATTCGCATGGCTATTATTGCAGCCGTTGCGATCATTTCGATCCTGAATTATAAGGCACTCCCTAACGTCATTCCAATAAAATATGATCTTCAGGGCCATGTCACTTCCAGTGTGCCTAAAACCTACCTCTCGGTACTGGTTATTAATTTTGTACAGCTAGGAATCATTGCACTTATGATGTTGGTTAACTGGAGTATTAAAACAAGCAAACAACAGCTTACTACGTCTAATCCAGGCCAATTTGCTGCTGAGAATATTCAATTCCGCCGTAAATGGTCCCTATTTACGCTTGTAACAGGCTTACTTCTTACCATTTTATTTGCCTTCATTCAGATCAATATGTTTGTCCCTAATCTGGTCTTGTTAACAGCTATTAGCTTCATCACTCCTGTGGTGATCGTGTTAAGTGTTGTATGGCTGTCTCTCACAGGCAGACAAGGCGGTGGGAAAATTCGTAATCAACAAGAGGATCACGAACGATCTAAGGAGCAGCCTGTGAATGACGATGATTATTGGAAGCTTGGGTTTATTTACTTCAATGCCAATGATCCTTCTTTAACCATAGAAAAGCGTTATGGAATAGGCTGGACAATTAACTTCGCTCGTCCACTATCTTGGGTCCTGCTGTTATTCATCATTGCTATTGTTGTTATAAGCATAGTCCTGAGCCAATAA